The following coding sequences are from one Arthrobacter crystallopoietes window:
- the fusA gene encoding elongation factor G, which translates to MALDVLTDLNKVRNIGIMAHIDAGKTTTTERILFYTGVSHKIGETHDGASTTDWMEQEKERGITITSAAVTCFWDQNQINIIDTPGHVDFTVEVERSLRVLDGAVAVFDGKEGVEPQSETVWRQADKYEVPRICFVNKMDKLGADFYYTVDTIINRLGAKPLVMQLPIGSESEFVGVVDLLTMKALTWPGDAKGDVTMGAAYETGPIPAELQAKAEEYRAKLVEDVAESSDELMNKFLEGEEPSIEELKAGIRKMVVNSEIYPVFCGSAFKNRGVQPMLDAVIDYLPSPLDVASMIGHDPQNEEKELTRKPSEDEPFSALAFKIAAHPFFGQLNFIRVYSGKAVAGQQLLNSTKGKKERLGKLFQMHANKEMPVDELHAGHIYAVIGLKDTTTGDTLCAPDAPIVLESMSFPEPVIFVAIEPKTKGDQEKLSTAIQKLSAEDPTFTVSLNEDTGQTEIGGMGELHLDILVDRMRREFKVEANVGKPQVAYRETIKKAVDKVDYTHKKQTGGSGQFAKVQVAFEPLDTSEGVFYEFENKVTGGRIPREYIPSVDQGIQSALQLGVLAGYPLVGVKATLLDGAYHDVDSSEMAFKIAGSQVLKEGVKRANPVLLEPLMAVEVRTPEEYMGDVIGDLNSRRGMIQSMEDASGVKVVRANVPLSEMFGYIGDLRSKTQGRAVYSMQFESYSEVPKAVADEIIQKTRGE; encoded by the coding sequence GTGGCACTCGACGTGCTTACCGACCTTAATAAGGTCCGCAATATCGGCATCATGGCCCACATCGATGCCGGCAAGACCACCACTACGGAGCGCATCCTGTTCTACACGGGTGTGAGCCACAAGATCGGCGAAACGCACGACGGTGCTTCGACGACGGACTGGATGGAGCAGGAAAAGGAACGCGGCATCACCATCACCTCTGCCGCGGTGACCTGCTTCTGGGACCAGAACCAGATCAACATCATCGACACCCCGGGCCACGTGGACTTCACGGTTGAGGTCGAGCGCTCCCTGCGGGTCCTCGACGGTGCCGTTGCAGTCTTCGACGGCAAGGAAGGCGTCGAGCCGCAGTCCGAGACTGTGTGGCGCCAGGCCGACAAGTACGAAGTGCCGCGTATCTGCTTCGTCAACAAGATGGACAAGCTCGGTGCGGACTTCTACTACACCGTTGACACCATCATCAACCGCCTGGGTGCCAAGCCGCTGGTCATGCAGCTGCCGATCGGCTCCGAGAGCGAGTTCGTCGGTGTTGTGGACCTGCTGACCATGAAGGCACTGACCTGGCCCGGCGATGCCAAGGGTGACGTCACCATGGGTGCTGCCTACGAGACCGGCCCGATTCCGGCGGAGCTGCAGGCCAAGGCCGAGGAATACCGCGCCAAGCTGGTCGAGGATGTTGCAGAATCTTCCGACGAGCTGATGAACAAGTTCCTCGAAGGCGAAGAGCCTTCCATCGAGGAGCTCAAGGCCGGTATCCGCAAGATGGTTGTCAACTCGGAGATCTACCCGGTCTTCTGTGGCTCCGCGTTCAAGAACCGCGGTGTGCAGCCGATGCTGGACGCCGTCATCGATTACCTGCCTTCCCCGCTGGACGTTGCGTCGATGATCGGCCACGACCCGCAGAACGAAGAAAAGGAACTGACGCGCAAGCCGAGCGAGGACGAGCCGTTCTCCGCGCTTGCGTTCAAGATTGCCGCGCACCCGTTCTTCGGTCAGCTGAACTTCATCCGCGTCTACTCCGGTAAGGCCGTGGCGGGTCAGCAGCTGCTGAACTCCACCAAGGGCAAGAAGGAGCGCCTGGGCAAGCTGTTCCAGATGCACGCCAACAAGGAAATGCCGGTCGACGAGCTGCATGCCGGCCACATCTACGCCGTCATCGGCCTCAAGGACACCACCACAGGCGACACCCTGTGTGCACCCGATGCCCCGATCGTCCTCGAATCGATGTCCTTCCCGGAGCCGGTGATCTTCGTGGCCATCGAGCCGAAGACCAAGGGCGACCAGGAGAAGCTGTCCACAGCCATCCAGAAGCTCTCCGCTGAGGACCCGACGTTCACCGTCAGCCTCAACGAAGACACCGGCCAGACCGAAATCGGCGGCATGGGCGAGCTCCACCTGGACATCCTGGTGGACCGCATGCGCCGCGAGTTCAAGGTCGAGGCCAACGTTGGTAAGCCGCAGGTGGCGTACCGGGAAACGATCAAGAAGGCTGTCGACAAGGTCGACTACACCCACAAGAAGCAGACGGGTGGATCCGGCCAGTTCGCAAAGGTCCAGGTGGCCTTCGAGCCGCTGGACACTTCCGAAGGCGTCTTCTACGAATTCGAGAACAAGGTCACTGGTGGCCGTATCCCCCGCGAGTACATTCCCTCGGTGGACCAAGGTATCCAGAGTGCCCTGCAGCTCGGTGTGCTGGCTGGCTACCCGCTGGTCGGCGTGAAGGCCACTCTGCTTGACGGCGCCTACCACGACGTCGACTCTTCGGAAATGGCGTTCAAGATCGCCGGTTCCCAGGTACTGAAGGAAGGCGTCAAGCGCGCCAACCCGGTCCTGCTCGAACCGCTGATGGCCGTTGAAGTACGTACCCCTGAGGAATACATGGGCGACGTCATCGGTGACCTGAATTCCCGCCGTGGCATGATCCAGTCCATGGAAGATGCCTCGGGTGTGAAGGTTGTCCGCGCCAACGTGCCGCTGTCCGAGATGTTCGGCTACATCGGCGACCTGCGTTCCAAGACGCAGGGCCGTGCTGTGTACTCGATGCAGTTCGAGAGCTACTCTGAGGTCCCGAAGGCAGTTGCCGACGAGATCATCCAGAAGACGCGCGGCGAGTAA
- a CDS encoding VOC family protein translates to MLSTTKMTAVLPVKDLDRARDFYEKSLGLEPQGLMDDDTFIFSADGATALELLRRPDATPSQNTAVSFEVADLEAEMKDLESRGIRFEDYDLPGLKTVNHIATSDNLRCAWFADPEGNVLCLHQPV, encoded by the coding sequence GTGCTCAGCACTACCAAAATGACCGCGGTCCTGCCCGTGAAAGATCTGGACCGCGCACGCGATTTCTACGAGAAGTCCCTAGGCCTCGAACCCCAGGGCCTCATGGATGACGACACCTTCATTTTCTCCGCCGACGGAGCCACCGCGCTCGAACTGCTGCGGCGGCCGGATGCCACTCCGTCGCAGAACACTGCCGTCAGTTTCGAAGTAGCCGATCTGGAAGCAGAGATGAAGGATCTTGAGAGCCGGGGCATCAGGTTCGAAGACTACGACCTGCCGGGTCTGAAGACCGTCAACCACATCGCAACCAGCGACAATCTCCGCTGCGCGTGGTTTGCCGATCCGGAAGGCAACGTTCTCTGCCTCCACCAACCCGTCTGA
- the tuf gene encoding elongation factor Tu: protein MAKAKFERTKPHVNIGTIGHVDHGKTTLTAAISKVLADKYPDLNEQRDFAAIDSAPEERQRGITINISHIEYQTEKRHYAHVDAPGHADYIKNMITGAAQMDGAILVVAATDGPMAQTREHVLLARQVGVPYLLVALNKSDMVEDEELLDLVEMEVRELLSSQEFDGDNAPVVRVSGLKALEGDPQWVKSVEDLMEAVDENVPDPIRDKDKPFLMPIEDVFTITGRGTVVTGRAERGTLAINSEVEIVGIRPVQKTTVTGIEMFHKQLDEAWAGENCGLLLRGIKREDVERGQVVVKPGSITPHTDFEANVYILSKDEGGRHNPFYSNYRPQFYFRTTDVTGVITLPEGTEMVMPGDNTEMTVELIQPIAMEEGLGFAIREGGRTVGSGRVTKIIK, encoded by the coding sequence GTGGCGAAGGCAAAGTTCGAGCGGACTAAGCCGCACGTCAACATTGGCACCATCGGTCACGTTGACCACGGTAAGACCACGTTGACCGCTGCTATTTCCAAGGTACTTGCTGACAAGTACCCCGATCTCAACGAGCAGCGTGACTTCGCAGCTATCGACTCTGCCCCGGAAGAGCGCCAGCGCGGTATCACCATCAACATCTCGCACATCGAATACCAGACCGAGAAGCGCCACTACGCACACGTAGACGCCCCCGGTCACGCTGACTACATCAAGAACATGATCACTGGTGCAGCTCAGATGGACGGCGCAATCCTCGTGGTTGCCGCTACCGATGGCCCGATGGCTCAGACCCGTGAGCACGTTCTGCTGGCCCGCCAGGTTGGTGTTCCCTACCTGCTGGTCGCGCTGAACAAGTCCGACATGGTTGAAGACGAAGAGCTCCTCGACCTCGTGGAAATGGAAGTTCGCGAACTGCTGAGCTCCCAGGAGTTCGACGGCGACAACGCTCCCGTCGTGCGCGTTTCCGGCCTGAAGGCTCTGGAAGGCGATCCGCAGTGGGTCAAGTCCGTTGAGGACCTGATGGAAGCCGTTGACGAAAACGTTCCGGACCCGATCCGCGACAAGGACAAGCCGTTCCTGATGCCGATCGAGGACGTCTTCACCATCACCGGCCGCGGTACCGTTGTTACCGGCCGCGCCGAGCGTGGTACCCTCGCCATCAACTCCGAGGTCGAGATCGTCGGTATCCGTCCGGTCCAGAAGACCACGGTTACCGGTATCGAGATGTTCCACAAGCAGCTCGACGAGGCATGGGCCGGCGAGAACTGTGGTCTGCTGCTCCGCGGTATCAAGCGCGAAGACGTAGAGCGTGGCCAGGTTGTCGTGAAGCCGGGTTCCATCACCCCGCACACCGACTTCGAAGCCAACGTCTACATCCTGTCCAAGGATGAAGGCGGACGCCACAACCCGTTCTACTCGAACTACCGCCCGCAGTTCTACTTCCGTACCACGGACGTAACCGGCGTTATCACCCTGCCGGAAGGCACGGAAATGGTTATGCCCGGCGACAACACTGAGATGACCGTTGAGCTCATCCAGCCGATCGCTATGGAAGAGGGCCTCGGCTTCGCTATCCGTGAGGGTGGCCGCACCGTTGGATCCGGTCGCGTTACCAAGATCATCAAGTAA